The region aaagtgctcaccatgaggcactgggttcactcctcagcaccacatagcaataaagatactgtgttcacctAAGACTAAAAAGTAGGTTCCCTACCTCacactatattaaaaattaactgaaaacagAACAGAAACCTAAGTGTAAAAGCTAAGTCTACAAACTCCTGGAAGAACATATAGGAATAAACTGCACAATCTTGGCTCATGCAACATCTTCTTAGATACACCACCAAAAACAtaagcaacaaataaaaaattaggtagttgttcttcataaaaattaaaaacttgccaggcacagtggcacatgcttgtaattccagtgactctggagactgaggcaagaggattgcaaattcaaagtcaaacTGAGCAACTTAGAACTTGTCTCAGAATAACAAAAGGGGGGGCTGCTGGGAGTATAGCTTGAGGGTAGGGTGCCTTTCTGGGTTCCATCTCCggtgtagtttaaaaaaaaaaaaagtttttgtcaCACCCCATCAAGAAACTGAAAAAGCAGGGCCTGTGTTGTGGCTAGTgctaaagcacttgcctcacatgtgtgaggcactgagttcgatcctcagcaccacataaaaataaataaaggtactgtgtgttcatctacaactgaaaaatattaaaaaaaagaaactgaaagaacaacataatagagaaaatatttgtaaatcagaGCTGACAAAGGACTTATATTCAGCATGTATGTCAAGAAATCTTataattcagcaataaaaaaggcAAGTAGCCTGatataaaaatggacaaaggatttgaatagacatttctttatATGTAGCCCGTCATCACTGAGCACGTGAAGAGGTGCTCAGCACCGTCCTCCTCAGGCAGAGCCCCACTCCGAGCTGCTCTCAGACCTATCATCCTCCATCCATTCATCGCTGGCTAGTGGACTGGTGGACAGTAATGGGGCCAAGCGCTGAGACTAGTGCCTTGGCCACAATTGAGTCCATAAAGATGGGAGTGGGAGGCAGGTGGAGTGGGCTTATGGAGCCACAGTGGCTTACCAGCGATGGGCCCCTTACCTACTTAGACTGAAGTGAAGTCTACCTTGgtgtctgtctttattttttattttgagacagggcgccactcagttgctgaggctgaggctggccttcagcttgcgatcctcctgcctcagccttccaagtagctgggttCCAAGTGTATGCACTGCACCCAGttgatgtcttttttaaaaatgtgaatggcACAGCTAGGCCACCTGGTCTGCACCTCTTCCCACCTCCAAACAAATAATTCTTTTGCCATTAAAGGTTATGTTAGGGTGAGTTCAGGTGAGTGTGggtgggcttcctggaggaggcaccATGACTGTATGTACCAGCTTTCCCATCCAAGGGGAGATCAGCTCTGAGGGCCACAAAGGCCTGAGTGTGAGCAGCATCCAGTCAGCACAGCCTTACTACTGTCCCTTCCTCCCCAGGATGACACGGCATGGCAAGAACTGCACGGCGGGGGCCGTCTACACCTACCATGAGAAGAAGAAGGACACAGGTACTGAGCTGGGGGCCTGCAGTGTCTCAAAGTCACCTTCTCAGTCTGCGCCCCTGATTTTGCCACTGAGCATCCTGGGAGCACCCTTCCCCCCACACCAGGCACTTGATGGTCATGAGTGACAGCCTCCCTGGCCCAGTGTCCCTGGAGGCACTCACAGGATTTATGCATTCCTCCCAATCTTCAGTTATGAGAGGCCGCACCTGTTATGGCCTGTCCAAGGGGGTTGGACGCAGCAATGCAGGCACTGGGTCACGGCACAGCATGGGACTCAGCACGAGCTGTCAGCCATGGGGCCTGTCTCGCCTCTGGGAACCAGCACTTTCCCACAGGCTGTGCAGCCGCAGCCCGATGCTGACATCAGCTCTTGACCACCTTTCAGCCCAGGATGGAGGTGGCTCACTCCTGCCTGCCCCCAGGCTCTCTGGTAGCGCTCTCTCCTCTGGCACTGGGGAGGCGCATGTCGCTTGTCTCTGCTTCTCCATCACTGTCCACATCTATCCTCAGCGGCGTCGGGCTATGGGACCCAGAACATTCGACTGAGCCGGGACGCTGTGAAGGACTTTGACTGCTGCTGCCTGTCTCTGCAGCCCTGCCATGATCCTGTGGTGACGTGAGCTGGGGACAagggtgggagggtaagggaaCCAGGCAGAGAGGGCTTCACGCGTGGGTCTAGCTGCCCACACGGCCAGGGTACCCTGGGCGAGTCCCCAAGCCTCTCAGCGCCCCAGTGTCCTCATGTGAGGCGTGGGTGTGATCCTGGTCCTGTTTCATGTATTTATGACCTTGACCACTGCCTGGCCACGAGAAGGGCTCTGGTACAGGCAGCAAGGCAGTGGCTTCAGCAAGGCAACAGGTTCTGACAAAGATAATGAGAGTTGCTCAGGGTTCCAAGGCCACCTTTAGGTTCAGTTATTCCTTAAAGGAACTAACAGAACTCATCAAACCTGTCAGATCCGCAGTGACAGTTCGTTATGGTGAAAGGCGGCAGACTACCATGAGCAATAGGAATAGGCACCTGGGGTGTCCAGACAGAGCTTGTGCGCATCCTGTGCAAGTCGGGTGGCCAGTGCTAATCCTCCTGTGAGCTGTGTGTGATGACACTTGGGGCATCACCAACCAAGGAAGCTCCCCTGGCCTTGGTGTCCAGGGTTTTGATTGGCAGTTGGTTGCACAGACATGGCTGATGGCCAGCTGGCAGACCTTGGCCTCCAGCCACTCTGAAGGTCAAGATGACAGCCCATGGCCCACGGTCCCCAGATAAATAAAGACACCCTTATCAGGTAGGACATTATAGGAGCTTAGAGAAGCTCCCAGGAGCCTGTCAAAGACCAGTCCTTTCTTTGGAATCCAGAAGGTCTGGGCAGCCCAGGCCTGCCGGGTTCACCCCCGATGGCACAAGACTTTCCCCTCCAAGCTACAGATGCTCCAAAGCCACGAGAATCAGTATCGTGGACTAGTGTAAGAATTTACCTCAGAAGTGGGGCACAACCATAATCCCAGCGCTtacagaggctgaggaaggaggatcacaagttcaaggccagcctgggaaaattaacaagaccccttctcaaaataaagataaaaaggactggggacatatcTCAGTGCTCGAAGCCCTAAggccaatccccagtaccattaaaaaaaaaaaaaaggagaatttatCTCAGAGAGCTGAACTGAGCCAAATACTACACTGTAGGACCAACAGGGCAGGGAATTAATGTTGGATGGGTGCTTATTGGGCCTTGGCCATATGACTGGGCCAGGTCCCTGGACTCTCATCCTCCCTCTCTGCAGCCCAGATGGCTACCTGTATGAGCGGGAGGCGATCCTGGAGTACATTCTGCACCAGAAGAAGGAGATCGCCCGGCAAATGAAGGTGTTGGGGATGGGGAGAAAGGGAAACAGGTGGGTGGGTGATATTGACTCTGGGCTCATGGCAGAGCCACTCTGGGCCGTCTGGTCTCAGTTCCTTCCCCCAGGGCCACTGCCTGTGCTGTCCTGCTGCTCAGTATGCTatgcccctccccctcctggtGAAAACTTCCCAGACACAGCTGACTCTAACCTTTCCCTGATCCCGGGCCTTCTGGGTCTGACCTGGTCACCTCTTCTTTAGTTATAGCTGCAGGTTTACATGTGCTTTCTCGTGTGTGCTGATGTCCCCCCACTAGATTCAGGCTCCAGGGGTAAAGAGCAAGTTTGTCCCCATTGAGGCTGTGGGTGCTTAGTGAAGACTTGCTAAGTGGGTGGATGTCACCTTTTCACTGTGGGCCTgggtttcatcatctgtaaaacaggTGGACAGGGCCATCAGAGGAGCCTGCAGAGTGCATGGGGGGTGAAAACAGATGCAAATCCTCAGAGCAGAGAGCCAGGGCCAGCCTTCCATGGACAGAGCCACTTGGTGGTGGGAGGGGTCCTTTTATCACCATAGTTGAGGCATGGTGGGTCTGTACCCTTCCTCCCCCTGCCTCATTTTCTGAGAGTCAGGTTGATGCTGTACGTAcacagtaccactgagctacatttccggTCCCCTTGTGGAACTTTCTGTCTCAAATGGCTCCCTCCACACCTATGTCCCCCTACACAGCCCTCTTCCTGGCCAGCTTTTCCCTTACGGTGACCATATTGGAAGCCCTGCTGGCACCAGGCACCATCCTTGTAATTGCAgtgattctggagactgaggcagaggaccacaagttcaaggccagtctggaaaacttagtgagaccttgtttcacagtttaaaaaaaaaaaaaaaaaagaggctggggatgtagctcaatggtagagcaccccaggttcGGTCTACAGTACCAAAAACGAGAAGGAAAACAGGCTTGAAGCCTGGAGAGGTCACGGCAGGCCACAGGGTGACAAAGATggggtttgagccccagcattCAAGCTCTAGCCAGGCTTGACCATTGACCACTCTGCCGTCAAGGGACAAAGACAACACTAAGCCCCAAACTGGCCAAGTGGGAAATGACCTAATTGACCCACAGTAGGGGAGGGACAAGCAAGTGTGTTGGGCCATGTGCAGTACAGGACAGCCTGGGAAAGGTGCACTGGGGCAGTGGCTAACCTCTGCCAGAGTGGCCACTATGTGGGTCTCAGTTTACCCACTATGAAGGGGACCCCTACTCCCCTGGGTGGCCTGTGAATACTTGATGCTTGGTTCACTCCCTTCTGGTCTCTAGGCCTACGAGAAGCAGAGAGGCGCAAAGCGAGAGGAGCAGAAAAAGCTGCAGCGAGCAGCAGCCCAGGACCAAGTCCGCGGCTTCCTGGAGAAGGAGGCAGCCATCGTCAGCCGGCCCCTCAACCCTTTCACCTCTAAGGTCATCGCAGGGACTGGCCCAGGTGACAGGAAGTGGGCTTGCAAATGGGTAGGGGCCCCACAGGCCTAGTGCTTCCCACCGTACCCATCCgagcctctccctcccccacagaTGATACCCAACCTGGGCCCAGCGTGGGTCCCCCCAGCAAAGACAAGGACAAAGCGCTACCCAGCTTCTGGATCCCGTCGCTGACTCCCGAGGCCAAGGCCACCAAACTGGAGAAGCCAGTGAGCTCCCTCAGTGTTGCCGAGGTCCCCACCTATCCTCGCAGGCTCCTTGTCATCTGGCCACCAGCCCCCTGCTAACGCTGCCTGCCTCCATCCCTGCAGTCGCGAATCGTGACCTGCCCCATGTCAGGGAAGCCTCTGCGCATGTCGGACCTGACGCCTGTGCGTTTCACACCACTCGATGACTCGGTGGACCGCGTGGGGCTCATCACGCGCAGCGAGCGCTACGTGTGCGCAGTGACCCGTGACAGCTTGAGCAATGCCACACCGTGCGCCGTGCTGAGGCCCTCGTGAGTCTCCTGACTGGGAGGAAGTAGAGTGGGCTTCAGGGGCGTGGCTCTTGGGCTGACCTATGCACCTTCCTTGCAGTGGGGCAGTGGTCACCCTTGAGTGTGTGGAGAAGCTGATTCGGAAGGACATGGTGGACCCAGTGAATGGCGACAAGCTTACCGAGCGCGACATCATTGTGCTCCAGCGGGTGAGCTGACTGCCCCCTCTTCcgctccccttccccttcttcccaGGCCCCGCCTCTTGCCTTTCCAcacacccctccctcccttgGAACTCTGCCCAGTCTCCCTAGGTCCCAACTCCACCCACCTGTGTTCTTCAGCCAGGCTCCTGGGTGCTTAGCTCTCCCACGCCCAGTCTCCCTGCTGGCTGTACTTCACCTTGATTGATTTTGGAACCCCAGTGCCACCTGGAGCCTGTGGTTAACCTGGACCACCTCCATCTGACCCTTCTCCCCACCTTTTTCAGGGTGGCACAGGATTCGCGGGCTCCGGAGTGAAGCTGCAGGCCGAGAAGTCCCGGCCTGTGATGCAGGCCTAACCCGGGTGGGAAACCTAATAAAGCGCTGGGTGCACTTGGACACGTGGTCTTCATTTGCATCAGAGGGGGGTACCTGAGGAAGCAGGCGGCCTGCGCCCTGGAAAATGCAGGCTGAGAATGTGGAATGTTTTGTCACAATGACTTACTAAGCACTGATACCTGCTGTggttataatcccagctactcaggaggctgaggcaagaggatagtaagttcaaggccagctttggcaactagTGCCCTGTcttaataaaaagggctggggatgtagctcagttctaactgagttcaatctccagtaccacaaacagCAAATTCTGAATTGGATGCAAAAGCATAGCATTAAAATCAGTGGAGATGGCCAGAAGTCAGAGTCTGAACTGGGACCATGTGAGGGCACCACTTTAGTAAGTCCAATAGAAATCCCTTGGGTCCTTTGTCAATACACCACCCCTGTCCCAGCTTCTGACAGGTTTAAAGCACATGCGATGTGCAGGAAGAGCCTTCCTGAGTGAAGTGTGTTGACGTTCAAAGGAGCCAAGGCCCTGTAAGAGGGCCCACGTCCTTCAGTCTAGAAAATGTGGCCTGACCACACCCTCCCTCACACTTGACTGCTGAAGGATTGGAAGGAAGAGGAAACCgcaagtgcaaaggcccagaggcagTGAAGAACTGTGCAGGTTGAAGCcgggggaggaaaagggagagggtGGAGGTGAGCAGAGTCATGGACCTGGCCTGGTGGAGTTCAGGTTGGCCCAGGAGGGCTGTGACCCTTAACGCTTTGTTTTTGGGAACATTAACAAAAGTGATCCCTGGGTAGTATGGAAAACTGGATCATGCAGTCAAgtgaaatttttataaagttaaagaACATTCCTGCCTCAGAGCAGTACCTGGGTCTTGTGCTTCCAGTCTCCCAGGTTGTCAACCAGGCAAGAGGGCAAAGCACAGTCTGTTTGGTGAACAGCCTACTTTCCACTTCAGCAAATGGTCTTTATCACTCCAGTGTCCTTACATGATTCACAGGACCAGGATGCCATCTGAAACCAAGGGAGTGTCCTTGACTGCTGTTTGGTCAAGGCTTGGCCCATGAAGGACAGGGGCAGTGCATCTGCAGGAAAAGGTTTTAGCAGGAGGGCAGTGGTGTTATCCTTGCACCCTGGGCCGCTACCCAGGCCTGCTGTTTGCACCCATCGACACTTCAGAACCTCTAGGTCCCTGAGGGCCCTCACTCCCGACTCCTGGGGCCCCTGCCCCTGGAAACTGGCTCAGTTCCTGCCATGGAACTGGGCCTCTCAGTCGAGTCCCATTGAAACCCTGATTTACGTAGTCCAGGGAGAGGAGTGCATCTGCTCATCTCAGAACAGGCCACAGAAGCTGAGAAGGCATGTGCCCAGAGGCACACTGCTCAAGGGAATGACAAGCCAAGTGCCCCAGAGCCCGGCTGCTTCCAGAGACCACCCCAGACCTAGCTCAATTTGCAACTTTCCCCCATCCTTTGTGCCCCCAGCCCCTCAGAAATCCCCCTCAGTTCCTgctccaggaccccagcaagcTCCAGCCCCATCCCTTTAAACCCAGAGTGTGTCCCATCATCCCCTTTCCCTGATCATCACCAACCCTTGTCTGCCCCTCAACTACCCGAGCCCTGTCAGTTTTCTCAGAGCCCCTCCAGAACCCCAATGCTAGCCAGGCCCAGCCGTGCGcactgtgatcccagcagctccggagggtgaggcaggaggatcctgagttcaaagccagcctcagcaacgtagcaaggccctgagcaactcagccagaccctgtgtctaaataaaatataaaaagggctggggaatatggctcagtggttaagctccccaggGTTTAATTCCCTGTTAAAAATAAAGGATCCCGATCCTGTTAAAGTGTGGTGCAGGCAAGCACTACCACCCTGCCCTACAGAAGGACTTCCAGTTTTCATCAAGTGTCCTTTTACCCCACAGCCTCTGACCTTAGGGAAGGTCGGGTGGGTCAAGGTCCTTGCTTCAAAAAAGGGGCTTCTAATCTCCGGTGCATTGTTTCAAAGGTAACCAGGAAAGGAAGCAGGAGTAGGACCACAGATTCAGCAGGCTCAGAGGATTTGAAATGAGACAAATCCTTTTCTGGGCAGATTTCGGTCTCAAGTTCAGAGCAAGAACCAAACGCACT is a window of Ictidomys tridecemlineatus isolate mIctTri1 chromosome 15, mIctTri1.hap1, whole genome shotgun sequence DNA encoding:
- the Nosip gene encoding nitric oxide synthase-interacting protein, translating into MTRHGKNCTAGAVYTYHEKKKDTAASGYGTQNIRLSRDAVKDFDCCCLSLQPCHDPVVTPDGYLYEREAILEYILHQKKEIARQMKAYEKQRGAKREEQKKLQRAAAQDQVRGFLEKEAAIVSRPLNPFTSKVIAGTGPDDTQPGPSVGPPSKDKDKALPSFWIPSLTPEAKATKLEKPSRIVTCPMSGKPLRMSDLTPVRFTPLDDSVDRVGLITRSERYVCAVTRDSLSNATPCAVLRPSGAVVTLECVEKLIRKDMVDPVNGDKLTERDIIVLQRGGTGFAGSGVKLQAEKSRPVMQA